A segment of the Chitinophagales bacterium genome:
ATATTTGATGCCAAAGCACCACCACTAAGAATAACTTTACGTCCGGGCGTTGTAGTAAACGTAGATGCTATTTGAATGATAAAAGTAGCATTTGCATTTCCCTTTGCATCAAAAGTAAGATCTCCTGAAGAAATCTCAAGTGATGAAGTGGATTTGTATAGTCCTGGTGTAAGTGTAAGACCACCTATATTTCCATTTAAAGCAACTATATCCGTGGAAGTTCTTCCGGCAGCATCATTGTAAGCTGCTGTTAAATCCAGCTTTGCAAGATCTGTCAATGGCGTATTAATGTATTCTGTGCCATTTAATATTCCGGGAGGAAATCCATCGACCGAAGAACCTGGGTCTAATCCAAGATCACCGGTAATAGTTGTTTCACCGGTATTGGTAATGGCCGAACCACCAAGCACTGCAAATGTAGAAGCGGATGTTCCCAGCGATACTTTATCTTGATTATCTTTTTGTGAAGGAATCTCAAAAGGATTGTCTTTATTCCCAACAGTTGTATCATCGTCTTTTTTGCACCCGTAAAGCAACACTGCCGCTACCATTACAAGGGTTGTTAATAATTTTTTACTTGTCATTTTATTAGAATTTTTGTTCCCACTATTTGTGGACTTGTGTGAATAATTTCACAGCATGAAGTTGCATACCTTTTAACCTTTAATCTTACACAATTTTAGAAAAGAGTTACATCATTCACACATAATCCAGAGTAACAAGCAGAGTTCGGAATACAGTGAAACCATGAACAGTCTCACGAAAAAAAACCGCTCCAAAACTAATTGAAGCGGTTTTTCAGATTTATAATATGGGATTAACCCATTACATCATTCCGGGCATTCCGCCACCCATTCCGGGCATTCCACCACCGGCAGGCATTCCGCCTCCACCTTCATTCTCCTCTGGCTTGTCCACGATTACCGTTTCGGTAGTCAATACCATTCCGGCAATAGAGGAAGCATTTTCAAGTGCTATACGGGTCACTTTCTTAGGATCGATTACACCAGTTTCAAAAAGGTTTTCATAGGTTTCGGTTCTGGCATTGAATCCATAATCACCTTTGCCTTCTTTCACTTTTTGAACTACGATAGAACCTTCAACACCCGCATTGCTAGCAATTTGGCGCAATGGTTCTTCAATTGCTCTTCTGATGATATCCACACCTGTTTTCTCATCTGCATTTACGGTTTTCACTTTATCCAATACCAATAAAGATCGGATAAAAGCTGTACCACCACCTGCTACGATACCTTCTTCAATAGCGGCACGGGTAGCATGTAGTGCATCATCCACACGGTCTTTCTTCTCTTTCATTTCAACTTCAGAAGCTGCACCCACATAAATTACAGCAACGCCTCCGGCCAATTTAGCCAAACGCTCTTGTAATTTTTCCTTGTCGTAATCAGATGTAGTGTTTTCAATAGAAGCTTTGATTTCTTCCACTCGTGCTTTGATGGCTTTGTCATCTCCGGCACCGTTAACTACAGTGGTATTGTCTTTATTGATCACTACTTTTTCAGCAGTTCCCAACATGTCAACTGTTACTTCTTCCAATTTGTGACCCAATTCTTCGGTAACAACTTCTCCACCAGTAAGGATGGCCAAATCGCGCAACATTTCCTTTCTTCTGTCGCCAAAGCCAGGAGCTTTCACAGCAGCTACTTTCAATGATCCACGGATTTTATTCACTACCAATGCAGTCAATGCCTCACCTTCCAAATCTTCAGAAATGATCAACAACGGACGTCCACTTTGATTTACAGCTTCCAATACTGGAAGTAAATCTTTTAGATTGGAAATCTTCTTGTCGTGAATCAAGATGTAAGGGTTTTCCAATTCTGCTTCCATTTTCTCTGTATCGGTTACAAAGTATGGAGAAAGGTAGCCTCTGTCGAACTGCATACCTTCTACGGTATCAACATAAGTTTCAGTTCCTTTGGCTTCTTCTACGGTAATCACACCTTCGCGACCTACTTTCTGCATGGCCTTGGCAATGAATTTACCAATTTCAGAATCGTTATTAGCAGAAATTGTAGCCACTTGCTCTATTTGCTTAATGTCATCGCCAATGGTTTTCTTTTGCTTATCAAGATCGGCAACAATAGAAGCAACAGCTTTGTCCATTCCTCTTTTCAAATCGATCAAGTGCGCACCTGCTGCAACTGATTTCAAACCACGCGTAATTATGGCTTGAGCCAAAACTGTTGCGGTAGTTGTACCATCACCTGCTAGGTCAGAAGTTTTAGAAGCC
Coding sequences within it:
- a CDS encoding ice-binding family protein, with the protein product MTSKKLLTTLVMVAAVLLYGCKKDDDTTVGNKDNPFEIPSQKDNQDKVSLGTSASTFAVLGGSAITNTGETTITGDLGLDPGSSVDGFPPGILNGTEYINTPLTDLAKLDLTAAYNDAAGRTSTDIVALNGNIGGLTLTPGLYKSTSSLEISSGDLTFDAKGNANATFIIQIASTFTTTPGRKVILSGGALASNIFWQVSSSASFGTTTVMKGTVMALESITFDTGATLDGRALARNGAVTMQANTIVKK
- the groL gene encoding chaperonin GroEL (60 kDa chaperone family; promotes refolding of misfolded polypeptides especially under stressful conditions; forms two stacked rings of heptamers to form a barrel-shaped 14mer; ends can be capped by GroES; misfolded proteins enter the barrel where they are refolded when GroES binds) encodes the protein MAKLIKYDAEARDGLKRGVDALANAVKVTLGPKGRNVVIDKKFGAPTITKDGVTVAKEIELEDPIENMGAQLVKEVASKTSDLAGDGTTTATVLAQAIITRGLKSVAAGAHLIDLKRGMDKAVASIVADLDKQKKTIGDDIKQIEQVATISANNDSEIGKFIAKAMQKVGREGVITVEEAKGTETYVDTVEGMQFDRGYLSPYFVTDTEKMEAELENPYILIHDKKISNLKDLLPVLEAVNQSGRPLLIISEDLEGEALTALVVNKIRGSLKVAAVKAPGFGDRRKEMLRDLAILTGGEVVTEELGHKLEEVTVDMLGTAEKVVINKDNTTVVNGAGDDKAIKARVEEIKASIENTTSDYDKEKLQERLAKLAGGVAVIYVGAASEVEMKEKKDRVDDALHATRAAIEEGIVAGGGTAFIRSLLVLDKVKTVNADEKTGVDIIRRAIEEPLRQIASNAGVEGSIVVQKVKEGKGDYGFNARTETYENLFETGVIDPKKVTRIALENASSIAGMVLTTETVIVDKPEENEGGGGMPAGGGMPGMGGGMPGMM